One part of the Segnochrobactrum spirostomi genome encodes these proteins:
- a CDS encoding HigA family addiction module antitoxin produces the protein MGSTQGIRIKSPAHPGGFVKSEIVEALGLTVTRAAEVLGVTRAALSALLNERANLSPEMALRLEKAFGVSMETLMRMQNSYDIAETRKRAGDIDVAPYADRRLDPNGAAP, from the coding sequence ATGGGTTCGACCCAAGGGATCCGCATCAAAAGCCCCGCCCATCCCGGCGGGTTCGTGAAGAGCGAGATCGTCGAGGCGCTGGGGCTCACGGTGACGCGCGCGGCCGAGGTGCTCGGCGTCACCCGGGCCGCCTTGTCGGCGCTCCTGAACGAGCGCGCCAACCTCTCCCCCGAGATGGCGCTGCGTCTCGAAAAGGCGTTCGGCGTCTCGATGGAGACCCTGATGCGGATGCAGAACAGCTACGACATCGCCGAGACGCGCAAACGGGCGGGCGACATCGACGTGGCGCCGTACGCCGATCGGCGCCTCGATCCAAACGGCGCGGCGCCCTGA
- the ubiE gene encoding bifunctional demethylmenaquinone methyltransferase/2-methoxy-6-polyprenyl-1,4-benzoquinol methylase UbiE — translation MDTMTDGANGQRLDAEYGFRRVALDEKQTLVDSVFHRVARRYDIMNDLMSGGLHRLWKDAMVSWLAPPQRGPGRFEALDVAGGTGDIAFRIVERARGHAHATVLDINAEMLAVGRERAETRRLSGDVDFIEGNAETLPFESGTFDSYTIAFGLRNVPRREAAIAEAYRVLKPGGRYLCLEFSAVDVPGLDKLYDFFSFRVIPEIGRVVAGDAEPYRYLVESIRTFPNPERFGGMLRRAGFERVTWRLLSGGIAAIHSGYRL, via the coding sequence ATGGATACGATGACGGACGGCGCGAACGGCCAACGACTTGATGCCGAATACGGCTTCCGGCGGGTGGCGCTCGATGAGAAGCAGACCCTCGTCGATTCGGTGTTCCATCGCGTGGCGCGCCGCTACGACATCATGAACGACCTGATGTCGGGTGGCCTGCACCGGCTGTGGAAGGACGCCATGGTGTCGTGGCTCGCCCCGCCGCAGCGCGGGCCCGGCCGCTTCGAGGCGCTCGACGTCGCCGGCGGCACCGGCGACATCGCGTTCCGCATCGTCGAGCGTGCGCGCGGCCACGCCCATGCGACCGTGCTCGACATCAATGCCGAGATGCTCGCCGTCGGCCGCGAGCGCGCCGAGACGCGGCGGCTCTCCGGCGATGTCGACTTCATCGAGGGCAATGCCGAGACGTTGCCGTTCGAAAGCGGCACCTTCGACAGCTATACGATCGCCTTCGGCCTGCGCAACGTGCCGCGCCGCGAGGCCGCCATCGCCGAGGCCTACCGGGTGCTGAAGCCGGGCGGGCGCTATCTGTGCCTGGAATTCTCGGCCGTCGACGTGCCCGGCCTCGACAAGCTCTACGACTTCTTCTCGTTCCGCGTGATTCCGGAAATCGGCCGCGTCGTCGCCGGAGATGCCGAACCTTACCGTTATCTCGTCGAATCGATCCGCACCTTCCCCAATCCCGAACGCTTCGGCGGCATGCTGCGCCGCGCCGGCTTCGAGCGGGTGACCTGGCGGCTCCTGTCCGGCGGCATCGCGGCCATTCATTCGGGCTACCGTCTCTAA
- a CDS encoding MBL fold metallo-hydrolase, which produces MVIPVTPIEQNASIVACRATGRAAVVDPGGDVDVLLQAIERAGATVEKILLTHGHFDHAGGAAELAERLGGVPIEGPTEKDQFLLDKLDTAGGSYGIAGLRPVKPDLYLAEGDRIAIGELVFDVYACPGHTPGHLVYVEHGAKFVLAGDTLFAGTVGRTDFSYGDGPLLVAGIKRVLMSLGDDFTVLPGHGSATTIGRERVSNPYLR; this is translated from the coding sequence ATGGTCATTCCGGTGACGCCGATCGAGCAGAACGCCTCGATCGTGGCCTGTCGCGCCACCGGACGCGCCGCGGTCGTCGACCCGGGCGGCGACGTCGACGTGCTCCTTCAGGCGATCGAGCGGGCCGGTGCGACGGTCGAGAAAATTCTGCTGACCCACGGCCATTTCGACCATGCTGGCGGCGCCGCGGAACTCGCCGAGCGGCTCGGCGGCGTGCCGATCGAGGGGCCGACGGAGAAGGACCAGTTCCTGCTCGACAAGCTCGACACCGCCGGCGGGTCCTACGGCATTGCGGGTCTGCGACCGGTCAAGCCGGACCTCTACCTTGCCGAGGGCGACCGGATCGCGATCGGCGAGCTCGTCTTCGACGTCTATGCCTGCCCCGGCCACACCCCGGGCCATCTCGTCTATGTCGAGCACGGGGCGAAGTTCGTGCTCGCCGGCGACACGCTGTTTGCCGGGACCGTGGGCCGCACCGACTTCTCCTATGGCGACGGGCCGCTTCTCGTCGCCGGCATCAAGCGGGTGCTGATGAGCCTCGGCGACGATTTCACCGTACTGCCGGGCCACGGCTCGGCGACCACCATCGGCCGCGAGCGCGTATCGAACCCCTATCTGCGCTGA
- a CDS encoding protease inhibitor Inh/omp19 family protein, whose amino-acid sequence MEGRRAFHVGAVSARTVSKASVLKAPAIACLALAMATAGCTTFGTSRPAAPEPLQPVPTAPVATTQLPPPEPTPEAQQPAQPAALPSADAALSVQRSDMIGGWTVESGGARCQLFMVLTGWSGGYRASTRGCSSDVLKTISAWDLNGKEITLKDSSAAPVATLYSTAANRFEGRLASGQAISVSR is encoded by the coding sequence ATGGAGGGGCGTCGCGCGTTCCACGTCGGGGCCGTTTCGGCCCGCACGGTTTCGAAGGCTTCGGTCCTGAAGGCGCCGGCGATCGCGTGCCTCGCGCTCGCCATGGCCACGGCCGGCTGCACCACCTTCGGCACCTCGCGCCCCGCCGCCCCCGAGCCGCTCCAGCCGGTGCCGACCGCGCCGGTCGCCACGACCCAGCTTCCGCCCCCCGAGCCGACCCCCGAGGCCCAGCAGCCGGCGCAGCCCGCCGCCCTGCCGAGCGCCGACGCCGCCCTGTCGGTGCAGCGCTCCGACATGATCGGTGGCTGGACCGTCGAGTCCGGCGGCGCGCGCTGCCAGCTCTTCATGGTGCTCACCGGGTGGAGCGGTGGCTATCGCGCCTCGACGCGCGGCTGCTCGTCGGACGTTCTCAAGACCATCTCGGCCTGGGACCTGAACGGCAAGGAAATCACCCTGAAGGATTCCTCGGCCGCTCCGGTCGCCACGCTCTATTCGACGGCGGCGAACCGCTTCGAGGGCCGTCTGGCGAGCGGCCAGGCGATCAGCGTCAGCCGCTGA
- the mutM gene encoding bifunctional DNA-formamidopyrimidine glycosylase/DNA-(apurinic or apyrimidinic site) lyase — translation MPELPEVETVRRGLAPAMEGRRFLSVEARRPDLRFPFPERFRERLEGRRVVSLDRRAKYLLVRTDGPDALLMHLGMSGSFRVDQRGETASPGAFHIPRSKAAAHDHVVFDMEGGARITYNDPRRFGFMILADAARLEEQPLLKNLGVEPTGNALSGDLIAAAFRGKATSLKAALLDQTLIAGLGNIYVCEALWRAHLSPRRQAGTLATAAGGPTARATRLAEAIRAVIADAIAAGGSTLRDHAQPNGELGYFQHTFAVYDREHEPCRTPNCRGTVQRIVQNGRSTFFCPVCQR, via the coding sequence ATGCCCGAGCTTCCCGAAGTCGAAACCGTGCGGCGCGGCCTCGCGCCGGCGATGGAGGGACGCCGCTTCCTCTCCGTGGAGGCGCGCCGGCCGGATCTGCGCTTTCCGTTCCCCGAGCGCTTTCGCGAGCGCCTCGAAGGCCGGCGCGTCGTCTCGCTCGACCGGCGGGCCAAATATCTGCTCGTGCGCACCGACGGTCCGGACGCGCTCCTCATGCATCTCGGCATGTCCGGCTCGTTCCGCGTCGATCAGAGGGGGGAGACGGCGAGCCCCGGCGCCTTCCACATCCCGCGCTCCAAGGCGGCCGCCCACGACCACGTGGTGTTCGACATGGAGGGCGGCGCGCGCATCACCTACAACGACCCGCGCCGCTTCGGGTTCATGATCCTCGCCGACGCGGCCCGGCTCGAGGAGCAGCCGCTGCTGAAAAATCTGGGGGTGGAGCCGACCGGCAACGCGCTCTCGGGAGACCTCATCGCCGCGGCTTTCCGGGGCAAGGCGACCTCCCTCAAGGCGGCGCTGCTCGATCAGACGCTGATCGCCGGGCTCGGCAACATCTATGTCTGCGAGGCGTTGTGGCGCGCCCACCTGTCGCCGCGCCGGCAGGCCGGTACGCTCGCGACCGCGGCAGGCGGGCCGACGGCGCGGGCGACGCGGCTCGCCGAGGCGATCCGGGCCGTCATCGCCGACGCCATCGCGGCGGGCGGGTCGACGTTGCGGGATCATGCGCAGCCGAACGGCGAGCTCGGCTATTTCCAGCACACCTTCGCGGTCTACGACCGCGAGCACGAGCCGTGCCGGACGCCGAATTGCCGGGGAACGGTGCAGCGCATCGTGCAGAACGGGCGGTCGACGTTCTTCTGCCCGGTCTGCCAGCGATGA
- a CDS encoding BA14K family protein, giving the protein MIRVAKMAMLTAALATAVAVAAPTTEAQAGQWHNNGGVAVAAGVAGLAAGVLLGSALNAPPNGPYGPVVGPAPPPAVVYAPAYAPVYAPPPPPAPVYAPVYAEAAAPAPWSPAWYNYCSARYRSFNPNDGTYIGFDGYQHFCE; this is encoded by the coding sequence ATGATCAGGGTTGCGAAAATGGCCATGCTGACGGCGGCGCTGGCCACCGCCGTTGCCGTCGCCGCGCCCACCACCGAGGCGCAGGCCGGCCAATGGCACAACAATGGCGGCGTCGCCGTCGCGGCCGGCGTCGCGGGTCTCGCCGCGGGCGTTCTGCTCGGCTCCGCCCTCAACGCCCCGCCGAACGGCCCCTACGGCCCGGTGGTCGGTCCGGCCCCGCCGCCGGCGGTCGTCTACGCCCCGGCTTATGCTCCGGTCTACGCCCCGCCGCCCCCGCCGGCTCCGGTCTATGCCCCGGTCTACGCCGAAGCCGCCGCGCCGGCGCCGTGGTCGCCCGCCTGGTACAATTATTGTTCGGCGCGCTACCGCTCGTTCAATCCGAACGACGGCACCTATATCGGCTTCGACGGCTATCAACATTTCTGCGAGTAA
- a CDS encoding Gfo/Idh/MocA family protein, whose product MGDKKRIGIGLIGSGFMGKAHALGFATAARVFDLPFEVDLAVMADIDEAAAERARRSLGFRRATGDWRTLLTDPEIDVIDITTPNVLHREMAIAAIAAGKHVYCEKPLAPRAPEALEMTEAARAAGTITQVGFNYLKNPMMALAKEIIASGEIGEIRSFRGIHAEDYMADAAAPWTWRLDPAGGGGALADIGSHIFATARHLVGPIESLIADSVIAVHERPLLGGGGSRAVEVDDATRVLVRFANGATGSLEANWIATGRKMQHDFEIYGSKGGLVFTQERFNELKLYRADDPKGLRGFRTIMAGPEHPDYGAFCVAPGHQIGFNDLKAIEVRDFLAAVAGGPMIGPDFAEGFEIQKLVDLAYESSRAQAWLKVPA is encoded by the coding sequence TTGGGTGACAAGAAGCGCATCGGCATCGGCCTGATCGGCTCGGGCTTCATGGGCAAGGCACACGCGCTCGGCTTCGCGACCGCCGCGCGGGTGTTCGATCTGCCGTTCGAGGTCGATCTCGCGGTGATGGCCGACATCGACGAGGCCGCCGCCGAGCGGGCGCGCCGGTCCCTCGGCTTCCGCCGCGCCACGGGTGATTGGCGGACGCTGCTCACCGATCCCGAGATCGACGTGATCGACATCACGACGCCGAACGTGCTGCACCGGGAGATGGCGATCGCCGCGATCGCCGCCGGCAAGCACGTCTATTGCGAGAAGCCGCTCGCCCCCCGTGCGCCCGAGGCGCTGGAGATGACCGAGGCCGCCCGCGCCGCCGGCACGATCACCCAAGTCGGCTTCAATTATCTCAAGAACCCGATGATGGCGCTCGCCAAGGAGATCATCGCAAGCGGCGAGATCGGCGAGATCCGCTCGTTCCGCGGCATCCACGCCGAGGACTACATGGCGGACGCCGCCGCGCCCTGGACCTGGCGGCTCGATCCGGCCGGCGGCGGCGGTGCCCTCGCCGACATCGGCAGCCACATCTTCGCGACCGCCCGCCATCTGGTCGGCCCGATCGAATCGCTCATCGCCGATTCGGTGATCGCGGTGCACGAGCGTCCCCTGCTCGGCGGCGGCGGCAGCCGCGCGGTGGAGGTCGACGACGCGACCCGCGTTCTCGTCCGCTTCGCCAACGGCGCGACAGGCTCCCTCGAAGCGAACTGGATCGCCACGGGCCGCAAGATGCAGCACGATTTCGAGATCTACGGCTCGAAGGGCGGCCTCGTCTTCACCCAGGAGCGCTTCAACGAGCTGAAGCTCTACCGCGCCGACGACCCGAAGGGCCTGCGCGGCTTCCGCACCATCATGGCGGGGCCGGAACATCCCGATTACGGCGCCTTCTGCGTCGCGCCGGGCCACCAGATCGGCTTCAACGACTTGAAGGCGATCGAGGTGCGCGACTTCCTCGCGGCCGTGGCCGGTGGCCCGATGATCGGGCCGGATTTCGCCGAGGGCTTCGAGATCCAGAAGCTCGTCGATCTCGCCTACGAATCGTCGCGCGCCCAGGCGTGGCTCAAAGTCCCGGCCTGA
- a CDS encoding helicase-related protein, which translates to MAVSPRLPLPPQIRARTVTAVLGPTNTGKTHLAIERMLAHPSGLIGLPLRLLAREVYTRVAERVGANAVALITGEEKVLPPSPRFFVCTVEAMPDTTDVSFVAIDEVQLAGDLERGRVFTDRILSLRGRDETLLLGATTVRPLLEKLIPGINVVTRPRMSVLTYSGQKKITRLPLRSAIVAFSAGEVYAIAELIRRQRGGAAVVLGSLSPRTRNAQVDLFQAGDVDFLVATDAIGMGLNLDVDHVAFASNRKFDGYQYRLLNPAEIGQIAGRAGRHTRDGTFGVTGRADPFDDELVKELESHRFAPVRVLQWRSSALDFASLTALRQSLDEPPREEGLTRAPPGDDVVSLDFAMRDPEIRDLAGSPARVERLWEVCQVPDYRKIAPANHADLILALYGYLIRDGWVSDDWFSRQVAFADRTDGDIDTLSNRIAHIRTWTYVANRGDWLSDPDHWRGITRDVEDRLSDALHERLTQRFVDRRTSVLMRRLRENAMLDAEITATGDVTVEGQHVGHLHGFRFVPAAGGEGPDGKALRAAAAKALAGEIERRAERVGRAGDGDFVLAADGAVRWQGEAIAKLIASEDALKPGFVLLADEHLTGPGRELVDVRVRTWIASHLGTILKPLFDLLEAPDLTGLARGIAYRIVEHLGVLERPLVSEDAKALDQNDRAVLRKYGVRFGAYHLFVPALLKPAPGRLLATLWALKNADFDVPGLIEVPQLSASGRTSIPVDPAVPVDLYRVCGFKACGGRAVRIDILERLADIIRPILAWRPGPESGTPPEGAYPTGGGFMPTVRMTSLVGCSGEDFASILKGLGYRMERRPAPAKPVEALVAETPSAEAAPAPAEAAEDAASETDVATVDATESVASVSDADAVAADEAAPEGVAAEETAATETAAPEAAPAADAEAPTAAEEPSEIEAAQADVADAAAEPASDDGAAAPAEPELVEVWRPGGRGDRRQGEGGRRHPPRRAEGERGRDGQARRYDRPRPEGGRQEGGRQDGGRPDQARADGPRQDRRAGGEGGQGAPHGQRRERPANQESRGEGGRPPRRDDRRDRNAERGDRPQGDRPQGGRDERQNRSNQDRSFQDRNRQDRPRADKPIDPNSPFAALAALKADLERRGR; encoded by the coding sequence ATGGCTGTTTCTCCCAGGCTGCCGCTGCCGCCCCAGATCCGCGCCCGCACGGTCACCGCCGTCCTCGGTCCGACCAATACGGGCAAGACGCATCTGGCGATCGAGCGGATGCTCGCCCACCCGAGCGGGTTGATCGGCCTGCCGCTGCGCCTCCTCGCGCGCGAGGTCTATACGCGGGTCGCCGAGCGGGTCGGCGCCAACGCCGTCGCCCTCATCACCGGCGAAGAGAAAGTGCTGCCGCCGTCGCCGCGCTTCTTCGTCTGCACCGTGGAGGCGATGCCGGACACGACCGACGTCTCGTTCGTCGCCATCGACGAGGTGCAGCTCGCCGGCGACCTTGAACGCGGCCGGGTCTTCACCGACCGCATCCTGTCGCTGCGCGGCCGCGACGAGACGCTGCTGCTCGGCGCCACCACCGTCCGTCCGCTGCTCGAAAAGCTCATCCCCGGCATCAACGTGGTCACCCGGCCGCGGATGTCGGTGCTCACCTATTCGGGGCAGAAGAAGATCACCCGTCTGCCGCTGCGCTCAGCGATCGTCGCCTTCTCGGCCGGCGAGGTCTACGCCATCGCCGAGCTGATCCGCCGCCAGCGCGGCGGCGCGGCCGTGGTGCTCGGCTCGCTCAGCCCGCGCACCCGCAACGCCCAGGTCGATTTGTTCCAGGCGGGCGACGTCGACTTCCTGGTCGCCACCGACGCCATCGGCATGGGGCTCAATCTCGACGTCGATCACGTCGCGTTCGCCTCCAACCGGAAGTTCGACGGATATCAGTACCGCCTGCTCAATCCGGCCGAGATCGGCCAGATCGCCGGGCGCGCCGGGCGCCACACCCGCGACGGCACCTTCGGCGTCACCGGCCGGGCCGATCCGTTCGACGACGAGCTCGTCAAGGAGCTCGAATCCCACCGGTTCGCGCCGGTCAGGGTGCTGCAATGGCGCAGTTCGGCGCTCGATTTCGCCTCGCTCACCGCGTTGCGCCAATCGCTCGACGAGCCGCCACGGGAAGAGGGGCTGACGCGGGCGCCGCCGGGCGACGACGTCGTGTCGCTCGATTTCGCCATGCGCGACCCCGAAATCCGCGACCTCGCCGGCTCGCCCGCCCGGGTCGAACGGCTGTGGGAAGTCTGTCAGGTACCCGATTATCGCAAGATCGCGCCGGCCAACCACGCCGACCTGATTCTGGCGCTCTACGGCTACCTGATCCGCGACGGCTGGGTCTCCGACGACTGGTTTTCGCGGCAAGTCGCCTTCGCCGACCGCACCGACGGTGACATCGACACCCTATCGAACCGGATCGCCCACATTAGAACCTGGACTTATGTCGCAAACCGTGGAGATTGGCTCTCCGATCCGGACCACTGGCGCGGCATCACCCGCGATGTGGAGGATCGGCTGTCCGACGCCTTGCACGAGCGGCTTACCCAGCGCTTCGTCGATCGGCGGACCAGCGTGCTGATGCGACGCTTGAGAGAGAATGCGATGCTCGATGCGGAAATCACCGCGACCGGCGACGTGACGGTTGAAGGCCAGCACGTCGGCCATCTCCACGGCTTCCGCTTCGTGCCGGCGGCCGGCGGGGAGGGACCCGACGGCAAGGCCCTGCGCGCCGCCGCCGCCAAGGCGCTGGCCGGCGAAATCGAGCGGCGGGCGGAGCGCGTCGGCCGCGCCGGCGACGGCGACTTCGTGCTCGCCGCCGATGGCGCCGTGCGCTGGCAGGGCGAGGCCATCGCCAAGCTCATCGCCTCCGAGGACGCGCTGAAGCCGGGCTTCGTGCTGCTCGCCGATGAGCACCTCACCGGCCCCGGCCGCGAATTGGTCGATGTCAGGGTACGCACCTGGATCGCGAGCCACCTCGGCACCATTCTGAAGCCGCTGTTCGATCTGCTCGAGGCCCCCGATCTCACCGGCCTCGCCCGCGGCATCGCCTATCGCATCGTCGAGCATCTCGGCGTCCTGGAGCGCCCGCTCGTCAGCGAGGACGCCAAGGCGCTCGACCAGAACGACCGCGCCGTGCTGCGCAAATACGGCGTCCGCTTCGGCGCCTATCATCTGTTCGTGCCGGCGCTCCTGAAGCCGGCGCCGGGCCGCCTGCTCGCGACCCTGTGGGCGCTCAAGAACGCCGATTTCGACGTGCCGGGCCTCATCGAGGTGCCGCAGCTCTCGGCGTCGGGGCGCACGTCCATTCCGGTCGATCCGGCGGTGCCGGTCGATCTCTACCGCGTCTGCGGCTTCAAGGCCTGCGGCGGCCGCGCCGTGCGCATCGACATCCTGGAGCGGCTCGCCGACATCATCCGCCCGATCCTCGCCTGGCGGCCGGGTCCCGAAAGCGGCACGCCGCCCGAGGGCGCCTATCCGACCGGCGGCGGCTTCATGCCCACCGTGCGGATGACGTCGCTCGTCGGCTGCTCGGGCGAAGATTTCGCCTCGATCCTAAAGGGCCTCGGCTATCGTATGGAGCGCCGCCCGGCGCCGGCGAAGCCGGTTGAGGCGCTCGTGGCGGAGACGCCGAGCGCCGAAGCGGCCCCGGCACCTGCGGAGGCCGCCGAGGACGCGGCGAGCGAGACCGACGTTGCGACCGTCGACGCGACCGAATCGGTTGCGTCGGTGAGCGATGCCGACGCGGTGGCGGCGGACGAGGCCGCACCCGAGGGCGTGGCGGCCGAAGAGACGGCCGCGACCGAGACCGCGGCCCCGGAGGCCGCGCCCGCGGCCGACGCCGAAGCGCCGACGGCGGCCGAAGAGCCCTCCGAGATCGAGGCGGCGCAGGCGGATGTGGCAGACGCCGCAGCCGAACCGGCTTCCGACGATGGCGCCGCGGCGCCGGCGGAACCGGAACTCGTCGAAGTGTGGCGTCCCGGCGGACGGGGCGACCGGCGCCAGGGCGAAGGCGGACGCCGTCATCCGCCGCGCCGTGCCGAAGGCGAGCGCGGACGGGATGGTCAAGCCCGCCGCTACGACCGGCCGCGCCCAGAGGGTGGTCGGCAGGAGGGCGGCCGGCAAGACGGTGGTCGTCCGGACCAAGCCCGCGCCGACGGCCCGCGGCAGGACCGGCGTGCCGGCGGCGAAGGCGGTCAGGGCGCGCCCCACGGCCAGCGCCGCGAACGCCCGGCAAACCAGGAGTCGCGCGGCGAGGGCGGACGTCCGCCGCGCCGGGACGATCGGCGCGACCGCAACGCCGAACGCGGCGACCGCCCTCAGGGGGACCGTCCGCAGGGCGGCCGGGACGAGCGTCAGAACCGTTCGAACCAGGATCGGTCTTTCCAGGATCGCAACCGCCAGGACCGGCCGCGCGCCGACAAGCCGATCGATCCCAACTCGCCGTTCGCGGCGCTCGCCGCCCTCAAGGCGGATCTCGAGCGGCGCGGCCGCTGA
- a CDS encoding mannose-1-phosphate guanylyltransferase/mannose-6-phosphate isomerase encodes MSFPGVIVPVILAGGSGTRLWPISRDTLPKQFIALASDRSLYQDTLTRVKQGDQFAAPIVVTSDDLRFFALRQATDIGIRPRVILEPARRDSAAALLAATLVAQAEYGEDCLILALAADHVIGDEPAFHEACRVAAAAAEKGAIVTFGIEPTGPRTSYGYIRRGAALGTGAWKVEAFVEKPNEETAERYLSEGYLWNSGNFLFPAALLAAEVERFQPTIASAVREAVEGRKVDHDFIRLEKAAFERTPALSIDYAVMEHTHAAAVVEGRFPWSDVGSWKALKEIGTANEDGNVIRGPAKLVDSRNSYIHSEGPLVTALGLDDIAVIATEDAVLVMPSARSEDVKALVATLKAEQRSEAAEHIKNYRPWGTYQTALLGSRFRVKKIVVDPGARLSLQKHHHRAEHWIVVHGTAEVTVGERVFELHENQSTYIPLGELHRLANPGRIPLELIEVQTGSYLGEDDIVRLEDIYNRS; translated from the coding sequence ATGTCGTTTCCCGGCGTGATTGTTCCCGTCATCCTGGCCGGTGGATCCGGCACGCGGCTCTGGCCGATCTCGCGCGACACGCTGCCGAAGCAGTTCATCGCGCTCGCCTCGGACCGCAGCCTCTATCAGGACACGCTGACGCGGGTGAAGCAGGGCGACCAGTTCGCGGCGCCCATCGTGGTGACGAGCGACGATCTGCGCTTCTTCGCGCTGCGCCAGGCGACCGATATCGGCATTCGTCCGCGCGTCATCCTGGAGCCGGCGCGACGTGATTCCGCCGCCGCGCTGCTCGCCGCCACCCTCGTCGCGCAGGCAGAATATGGCGAGGATTGCCTGATCCTGGCGCTCGCCGCCGATCATGTCATCGGCGACGAGCCGGCCTTCCACGAGGCCTGCCGCGTCGCCGCCGCGGCGGCGGAAAAGGGCGCGATCGTCACGTTCGGCATCGAGCCGACGGGACCGCGCACCAGCTACGGCTACATCCGCCGCGGCGCGGCGCTCGGCACCGGCGCCTGGAAGGTCGAGGCCTTCGTCGAGAAGCCGAACGAGGAGACCGCCGAGCGTTATCTCAGCGAAGGCTATCTCTGGAACTCGGGGAACTTCCTGTTCCCGGCCGCACTGCTCGCCGCCGAGGTGGAGCGGTTCCAGCCGACCATCGCGAGCGCGGTGCGCGAGGCCGTCGAGGGCCGCAAGGTCGACCACGACTTCATCCGCCTCGAAAAGGCGGCGTTCGAGCGCACGCCGGCGCTCTCGATCGATTATGCGGTGATGGAGCACACCCACGCCGCGGCCGTCGTCGAGGGCCGCTTCCCGTGGTCCGACGTCGGCTCCTGGAAGGCTCTGAAAGAGATCGGCACGGCGAACGAGGACGGCAACGTCATCCGCGGCCCGGCGAAATTGGTCGACAGCCGCAACTCCTACATCCACTCGGAAGGTCCGCTCGTCACCGCTCTCGGGCTCGACGACATCGCGGTCATCGCCACCGAGGACGCCGTGCTGGTGATGCCGTCCGCGCGCAGCGAGGACGTCAAGGCGCTCGTCGCCACGCTCAAGGCCGAGCAGCGAAGCGAAGCGGCCGAGCACATCAAGAACTATCGCCCGTGGGGCACCTACCAGACCGCGCTGCTCGGCAGCCGCTTCCGGGTCAAGAAGATCGTGGTCGATCCGGGGGCGCGGCTGTCGCTGCAGAAGCATCACCACCGCGCCGAGCACTGGATCGTCGTTCACGGCACCGCCGAGGTGACGGTCGGCGAGCGTGTGTTCGAGCTCCACGAGAACCAGTCGACCTATATTCCCCTCGGCGAGCTCCATCGGCTCGCCAATCCGGGCCGCATCCCGCTCGAGCTCATCGAGGTCCAGACCGGCTCCTATCTCGGCGAGGATGACATCGTCCGCCTCGAGGACATCTACAACCGCTCCTGA
- a CDS encoding sulfite exporter TauE/SafE family protein yields MSHFLLSLPAAPAILIAAAVAAIAVGLSKGGLPVVGMLGVPVLALTMPPFTAAALLLPIYVLTDWFGLWIYRHRFDRRNLAILIPASIAGVGVGWATASMVSERWVTLAIGLLGLAYCADAWRKEIGRRRGRETPPRPADVPRGIFWGLVTGFTSFVSHSGGPPFQIYVLPQKLDKLAFAGTATILFAIVNAVKLVPYWVLGQLSFANLEVAAVLVPFGIVGTFAGAKLVRVLPQATFFRLVELALFLVSAKLVWDSAIG; encoded by the coding sequence ATGTCCCATTTTCTTCTGAGCCTGCCGGCCGCGCCGGCGATCCTGATCGCCGCGGCCGTCGCGGCGATCGCCGTCGGCCTTTCGAAGGGCGGGTTGCCCGTGGTCGGCATGCTCGGCGTGCCGGTGCTGGCGCTGACGATGCCGCCCTTCACCGCGGCGGCCCTGCTGCTGCCGATCTATGTGCTCACCGACTGGTTCGGGCTGTGGATCTACCGGCACCGGTTCGACCGGCGCAATCTCGCCATCCTGATCCCGGCCTCGATCGCCGGCGTCGGGGTCGGCTGGGCGACCGCTTCGATGGTGTCGGAACGCTGGGTCACCCTCGCGATCGGCCTCTTGGGCCTCGCATATTGTGCGGACGCGTGGCGCAAGGAGATCGGGCGGCGGCGCGGCCGCGAGACCCCGCCGCGTCCGGCCGACGTGCCGCGCGGTATCTTCTGGGGGCTCGTCACCGGGTTCACGAGCTTCGTCTCCCATTCCGGCGGGCCGCCGTTCCAGATCTACGTGCTGCCGCAGAAGCTCGACAAGCTCGCCTTCGCCGGCACCGCGACGATCCTGTTCGCGATCGTCAACGCGGTGAAGCTGGTGCCCTATTGGGTCCTCGGCCAGCTTTCCTTCGCCAACTTGGAAGTCGCGGCCGTGCTGGTTCCGTTCGGCATCGTCGGCACGTTCGCCGGGGCCAAGCTGGTGCGGGTGCTGCCCCAGGCGACTTTCTTCCGCCTGGTCGAACTGGCACTGTTTCTGGTGTCCGCGAAGCTCGTCTGGGATTCCGCGATCGGATGA